The following coding sequences lie in one Klebsiella huaxiensis genomic window:
- a CDS encoding IS6-like element IS26 family transposase: protein MNPFKGRHFQRDIILWAVRWYCKYGISYRELQEMLAERGVNVDHSTIYRWVQRYAPEMEKRLRWYWRNPSDLCPWHMDETYVKVNGRWAYLYRAVDSRGRTVDFYLSSRRNSKAAYRFLGKILNNVKKWQIPRFINTDKAPAYGRALALLKREGRCPSDVEHRQIKYRNNVIECDHGKLKRIIGATLGFKSMKTAYATIKGIEVMRALRKGQASAFYYGDPLGEMRLVSRVFEM from the coding sequence ATGAACCCATTCAAAGGCCGGCATTTTCAGCGTGACATCATTCTGTGGGCCGTACGCTGGTACTGCAAATACGGCATCAGTTACCGTGAGCTGCAGGAGATGCTGGCTGAACGCGGAGTGAATGTCGATCACTCCACGATTTACCGCTGGGTTCAGCGTTATGCGCCTGAAATGGAAAAACGGCTGCGCTGGTACTGGCGTAACCCTTCCGATCTTTGCCCGTGGCACATGGATGAAACCTACGTGAAGGTCAATGGCCGCTGGGCGTATCTGTACCGGGCCGTCGACAGCCGGGGCCGCACTGTCGATTTTTATCTCTCCTCCCGTCGTAACAGCAAAGCTGCATACCGGTTTCTGGGTAAAATCCTCAACAACGTGAAGAAGTGGCAGATCCCGCGATTCATCAACACGGATAAAGCGCCCGCCTATGGTCGCGCGCTTGCTCTGCTCAAACGCGAAGGCCGGTGCCCGTCTGACGTTGAACACCGACAGATTAAGTACCGGAACAACGTGATTGAATGCGATCATGGCAAACTGAAACGGATAATCGGCGCCACGCTGGGATTTAAATCCATGAAGACGGCTTACGCCACCATCAAAGGTATTGAGGTGATGCGTGCACTACGCAAAGGCCAGGCCTCAGCATTTTATTATGGTGATCCCCTGGGCGAAATGCGCCTGGTAAGCAGAGTTTTTGAAATGTAA